Genomic DNA from Azospirillum brasilense:
GCGCACCCCTGGCTGTTCGGGGTCAGCCCGCTCTATTGGCTGTAGCGCAAAGGTCTCCGGCACGCCGCGTCGCTCCGCCTGTTGACGGTCCTGAGAACAGACCGCACTGGGAGGACAGCGCCATGGAGCATCACACCGGCCCCGACGACCCCCGCGTCCGCGAGCGCGCCCACGCCATCTGGGAGCGGGAGGGCCGTCCCGAGGGGCGCCACATCGAGCATTGGCAGCAGGCCGCCCGCGAGATCGCCGAGGAGGACGCCGTCCCCGGCCCGGAGTCCGGCCTGCAGACCCCCGACAGCGCCAGCGAGCGCGCCCTGCACGAGGCCGCCGAGCATCTGCGCGGCGTCGACGCGCACAGCCACCACCGCCAGTCGTCGCCGGCGGAAGGCTGATCGGGCGGAAGGCTGACCGTCAGTCCTCGTCGTCCAGGGAGAGCTGACGGACCTCCAACCTCGGGTCGGGCTGCTGGGAATTGGGTTGGGGCAGCGGGCGCGGCTCCGCCGCCCGGCCCGCGGCGGGAGGCGGCGCGGCGCGGGGCGGGCGCAGCGGCTTGTTCACCGTGCCCCGCGGGCCGATGCTCGGCTCGTCGCCGAAGTCGGGCAGGGGCGGGCAGCGGTCCATCACCGCGCGCATCAGGACGGCGACCCGGTCCGTCTGCTTGCGCAGGCCCTGCCCGCGCTCCCCGTCATAGAGCGGGTCATCGAGGAACTTGCGGATCTCCATCAGCGCGCGGAACTCGACCCCCACCGTCTCGTGGGTGCCGATGGGCAGCGCCTTGACCCGCGCGAAGGTGTTGAAGAAGCCCAGGCTCTCCTCCACGAACAGGATCACCATGCGGGCGTGCAGGCGTTCCAGCGCGGTGGTCATCGGGCCGATCAGCTCCTCCATCTCCGACGGGGCGGCGTCCAGCCGTTCCTGGGTCACCGCCGCCAGCGAGAAGAAGTCGCGCACCTTGCGGGAGAATTTGCGGTAGCGGCCCATCCCGCCGACCGACACGCGCTCCCGCGCCGCCGCCGCCAGATCCGCGCACTTCTTCAGCATGTCGTCGAGCCGCATCAGCATGCGGGCGACCTCGCGCTGGCGCTGGGCCGCGCTGACCATGGGGGCGGGCGGGGCCTGCCGGCGGGGAGGGGAGGGGCGGCCGATCATCAGACCATGGTTATCCCGATCCGGTCCGCCGGGTCTAGTTCGCCGTTCGGACGTTCAGCACCCGTTCGCTGCCGCCGCGCAGGACGGTCACCTGAAGGGGCGTGCCGGCCCGCACCAGACCCATGCGGTTGCGGAAGTCGGTGGCGCTGCGCACCGGGCGCCCGTTCACCGCGGTCACCACGTCGCCGCTGCGGAAGCCGGCGCGCTCGGCGGCCGATCCGCGCTCCACCTGGGCGATGACCGCCCCGGCGTCGCCGGCCAGATTCATGCTGTCGGCCAGATCGGGGGTCAGGTCCTGGATGGAGACCCCCAGCCGGCCGCGCCGCACCTCGCCATACTCGACCAGCTGCTCCATCACCGAGCGGACGATGCTGACCGGGACGGCGAAGCCGATGCCGACCGACCCGCCCGCCGGCCCGATGATCGCGGTGTTGATGCCGACCAGCTCGCCGTTGAAGTTCACCAGCGCGCCGCCGGAGTTGCCGGGGTTGATGGAGGCGTCGGTCTGGATGAAGTCCTCGTACCCCTCGATCTTCAGCCCGCTGCGGCCGAGCGCCGAGACGATGCCGGAGGTCACCGTCTGGCCCAGCCCGAAGGGGTTGCCGATGGCGACCAGGAAATCGCCGACCTTGAGCTGGTCCGAATCGCCCCAGGGCAGGGCGGTCAGCTTTTCCGCCTCGATCTTCAGCAGCGCGATGTCGGTCGCCGCGTCCCGCCCGACCAGCTTGGCGCGCAGGCGGCGGCGGTCCTTCAGGGTGACGGCGATCTCCTGCGCGTTCTCCACCACATGGGCGTTGGTGATGACGTAGCCGCGCCGCGCGTCGACGATGACGCCCGACCCGGCGCTGACCTGCGGACGGGCCTGCTGCTCGGGGACGTTGAAGAAACGGCGGAAGAAGGGGTCGCGCAGCAGCGGGTTCTCGGCCTGCGGCGCCCGCGACAGGACGGCGATGTTGACGACGGCCGGGGTCACCTGCTCCAGCATCGGCGCGATGGTCGTCACCCCGGTCACCCCGGCGGGCAGGGCCGCCGCGGCGGGTGCGGGGGCCAGGCCCGCGCCCGGAACGCCGATCCCCAAAAGCCCGGCCACGCACGCCGCCCCCGCAAACCGAAGCGCCGCGAACCGAAGCGTCGTCCTCATCGGCATCTTGTCCCCGTTCCTGTTGTTCCGTGCTGCCTTGGCGCGGCTGATGTGGGCGAGCGGCGCCCGTGGGTCAAGCCTGCGCACCCTTTGCCCCGCCGCGCGCCGCTCCGGAGTATAGGGCAGCGGCGGCGACGGGAGAATCCTCCATACCGCAGCCCGCGGTCTTTCCGGGCTCCGCTCCGGCGATCGATTTCCATGCTTGGTTGCATGACGACGGGGTGCGTCATCGCGCGCCGCCCATGACTTCATTAAGACTTTGTTCAGCGGGATCTGCGAGGACCTGTTGGCAAGGATTTGCCTGAAATCCAGCCTATGTCTGGTGTAACCTCAG
This window encodes:
- a CDS encoding DUF2934 domain-containing protein, whose amino-acid sequence is MEHHTGPDDPRVRERAHAIWEREGRPEGRHIEHWQQAAREIAEEDAVPGPESGLQTPDSASERALHEAAEHLRGVDAHSHHRQSSPAEG
- a CDS encoding Do family serine endopeptidase, yielding MAGLLGIGVPGAGLAPAPAAAALPAGVTGVTTIAPMLEQVTPAVVNIAVLSRAPQAENPLLRDPFFRRFFNVPEQQARPQVSAGSGVIVDARRGYVITNAHVVENAQEIAVTLKDRRRLRAKLVGRDAATDIALLKIEAEKLTALPWGDSDQLKVGDFLVAIGNPFGLGQTVTSGIVSALGRSGLKIEGYEDFIQTDASINPGNSGGALVNFNGELVGINTAIIGPAGGSVGIGFAVPVSIVRSVMEQLVEYGEVRRGRLGVSIQDLTPDLADSMNLAGDAGAVIAQVERGSAAERAGFRSGDVVTAVNGRPVRSATDFRNRMGLVRAGTPLQVTVLRGGSERVLNVRTAN